Proteins from a genomic interval of Thermotoga sp. Mc24:
- a CDS encoding MarR family winged helix-turn-helix transcriptional regulator produces MDALEIFRTLFSLVMRFSSYLPSNEEVSDMKTTELYAFLYVALFGPKKMKEIAEFLSTTKSNVTNVVDSLEKRGLVVREMDPVDRRTYRVVLTEKGKKIFEEILSNFESLLKSVLEKFSEEDLKVVSEGFNRMVEALSREGR; encoded by the coding sequence ATGGATGCTCTGGAGATATTCAGAACACTCTTTTCGCTCGTGATGAGGTTTTCCAGTTATCTTCCATCGAACGAGGAGGTCTCTGACATGAAAACAACGGAGCTCTACGCGTTCCTCTACGTGGCTCTCTTCGGTCCAAAAAAGATGAAGGAGATAGCGGAGTTTCTTTCCACAACGAAGAGCAACGTAACGAACGTGGTGGATTCTCTGGAGAAAAGAGGCTTGGTCGTCAGAGAGATGGACCCTGTTGATAGAAGAACGTACCGGGTGGTCTTGACCGAAAAGGGAAAGAAAATCTTCGAAGAGATTCTTTCGAACTTCGAAAGTCTTTTGAAAAGTGTTCTTGAGAAATTTTCCGAGGAAGATCTCAAAGTGGTGAGCGAAGGATTCAATCGAATGGTGGAAGCCTTGTCGAGGGAGGGAAGGTAG